A single window of Oncorhynchus keta strain PuntledgeMale-10-30-2019 unplaced genomic scaffold, Oket_V2 Un_contig_25075_pilon_pilon, whole genome shotgun sequence DNA harbors:
- the LOC118382372 gene encoding galectin-1-like — protein sequence MAKTMVLELKNVKLRAGDQLKVAGRILPEAKGFQIDLGCDEDHLALHFNPRFEDDTDGAVLVCNSKIDGCWGHEEREKHSGLQRGSTFKIVLKLTGDLFEVEMPNGHEIKFPNRSVLDVITYVRVRGDLKLTAFKIY from the exons ATGGCAAAGACAATG GTACTTGAGCTGAAGAATGTGAAGCTGAGAGCTGGAGACCAGTTGAAAGTGGCGGGGAGGATTCTGCCTGAGGCGAAGGG GTTCCAGATAGATCTGGGCTGTGACGAAGATCACCTGGCACTGCACTTCAACCCACGTTTTGAGGATGACACGGACGGTGCTGTGCTCGTGTGCAACTCAAAGATTGACGGCTGCTGGGgtcatgaggagagagagaaacacagtggcctccaaagGGGTTCTACTTTCAAG ATTGTCCTGAAGCTGACCGGAGACCTGTTTGAAGTGGAGATGCCTAATGGACATGAGATCAAATTCCCCAACCGTTCCGTCTTGGACGTCATTACCTACGTTCGTGTCAGAGGGGACTTAAAGCTCACCGCCTTTAAGATCTACTAA